One Gemmatimonadaceae bacterium genomic region harbors:
- a CDS encoding zf-HC2 domain-containing protein, which produces MTDCQNVEVRELLPELLHDALPASERERVEAHVAACELCAAEFALLRDARHAMARLRVPAIDTARIVAALPRTQGARSDAAPGAAMPSAATPGGLRLHRTERIVAAQAPVARRRTSVLYRIAAAVTFISLGGMSLTIARSYFSGSPAATADSAMSQESALQSAPRLAVADTPAVPGAGSGITTRGLTVHSALAELDDASLESLITELDQLEAAPLAEPEGTPGSRLIASTPSSSQE; this is translated from the coding sequence ATGACTGATTGCCAGAACGTCGAGGTGCGGGAGCTCCTCCCGGAGCTGTTGCACGACGCCCTGCCGGCCTCGGAGCGCGAACGGGTGGAGGCGCACGTGGCGGCGTGTGAGCTGTGCGCGGCCGAGTTCGCGCTGCTTCGCGACGCGCGACACGCCATGGCGCGCCTTCGCGTTCCGGCCATCGACACGGCGCGCATCGTCGCCGCGCTCCCGCGGACCCAGGGCGCGCGGAGTGACGCGGCGCCGGGTGCTGCGATGCCGAGTGCTGCGACGCCAGGCGGGCTGCGGCTCCACCGCACCGAGCGCATCGTGGCGGCGCAGGCTCCGGTCGCGCGGCGTCGGACGTCCGTGTTGTACCGCATTGCCGCCGCCGTCACCTTCATCTCACTTGGCGGGATGTCGCTGACCATCGCGCGGTCGTACTTCAGTGGGTCGCCGGCTGCCACGGCCGACAGTGCGATGAGCCAGGAGTCGGCGCTGCAGAGCGCACCTCGGCTTGCGGTTGCCGATACGCCCGCCGTTCCGGGCGCCGGGTCGGGGATCACGACGCGGGGGCTGACGGTGCATTCTGCCCTGGCCGAGTTGGACGATGCCTCGCTCGAGTCGCTGATCACTGAGCTGGACCAGCTCGAAGCGGCGCCGCTCGCCGAGCCCGAGGGAACGCCCGGCAGCCGGCTCATTGCCAGCACGCCGTCGAGTTCCCAGGAGTGA
- a CDS encoding RNA polymerase sigma factor translates to MTADTASGVDAPDGELIARWRAGDERAATLLVERHAPSLARYVASLGVRDVADEVVQDAFVRAFGSLDAFRGESSLRTWLFTIARRLVLDRRRSRRRERDVSELQDGDVVTEYDALDGMIAEEAEQKMHRAVGRLTATQREVFTLRVSDGLSYREIAEVVGTTEGAARVHYHNALRQIKETLHD, encoded by the coding sequence ATGACTGCGGATACTGCATCGGGTGTTGACGCGCCGGACGGCGAGTTGATCGCGCGCTGGCGCGCGGGTGACGAGCGAGCTGCCACCCTCCTGGTGGAGCGGCACGCCCCGTCGCTGGCGCGCTACGTGGCGAGCCTGGGGGTGCGGGACGTGGCAGACGAGGTAGTGCAGGACGCGTTCGTGCGGGCGTTCGGGTCGCTGGATGCCTTCCGCGGGGAGAGTTCGCTGCGGACCTGGCTGTTCACGATCGCCCGGCGGCTGGTCCTCGACCGGCGGCGCTCGAGGCGCCGGGAACGGGACGTGTCCGAGCTGCAGGACGGGGACGTGGTCACCGAGTACGACGCCCTCGACGGCATGATCGCCGAGGAGGCTGAGCAGAAGATGCACCGGGCCGTTGGACGGTTGACGGCAACGCAGCGCGAGGTATTCACCCTTCGCGTCAGCGATGGCCTGTCCTATCGGGAGATTGCCGAGGTGGTGGGAACGACTGAAGGAGCCGCACGCGTGCACTATCACAACGCGCTGCGGCAGATCAAGGAGACGCTGCATGACTGA
- a CDS encoding glycerophosphodiester phosphodiesterase encodes MQVIAHRGMPRKSRENTLAGFALAIEAGADGIEIDVHATRDGVVVVHHDAALSCPPGSPPGSQGMGIRALSFAELRRETFGGGDIPTLDETLAFVDGRAVLYVEIKAPDIESRVVSELALHGARAAVHSFDHRVSCTVHAIAPDIPTGILTDSYLLDPGRALRDANARDYWQRWEMIDATLVRQVHAAGGRVIAWTVNDLGAIAHLRTLGVDAVCTDVADEVVPRVR; translated from the coding sequence GTGCAAGTCATCGCCCATCGCGGGATGCCGCGAAAGTCGCGGGAAAACACGCTGGCCGGATTCGCGTTGGCGATCGAGGCGGGTGCCGACGGGATCGAGATCGATGTCCACGCCACGAGGGACGGCGTGGTGGTGGTACATCACGACGCAGCATTGTCGTGCCCGCCGGGATCGCCCCCGGGGAGCCAGGGGATGGGGATCCGCGCACTTTCGTTCGCCGAGTTGCGACGCGAGACCTTCGGCGGCGGCGACATCCCGACGCTCGATGAGACGCTGGCCTTCGTGGATGGGCGAGCGGTGCTTTACGTCGAGATCAAGGCCCCCGACATCGAGAGTCGGGTCGTTTCGGAGCTCGCCCTGCATGGCGCCCGGGCCGCCGTCCACTCATTCGACCATCGCGTGTCGTGCACCGTGCACGCCATCGCGCCGGACATTCCCACGGGGATCCTCACCGACAGCTACCTGCTCGATCCGGGGCGCGCGCTCAGGGACGCGAACGCGCGCGACTACTGGCAGCGCTGGGAGATGATCGACGCCACGCTCGTGCGGCAGGTCCATGCGGCGGGTGGGCGCGTGATTGCCTGGACGGTGAACGACCTGGGGGCTATCGCCCATCTGCGGACGCTGGGTGTCGACGCCGTCTGCACCGACGTGGCCGACGAAGTGGTCCCGCGCGTGCGGTAG
- a CDS encoding amidohydrolase, translated as MRAIIPLLLGVAAVGCAAQQPAPPPAPRPVVPPADSTSAVLPGAGALSIPNADPFPSTYRPFPSRTTVIRNATIMTAAGPTLRGASILLRDGKVAAVGSTIDVPSDAVVIDGTGKFVTPGIIDTHSHLGVYAAPSVEALSDGNEMTNPSTPNVWAEHSVYAQDAQFPRALAAGVTTIQVLPGSANLIGGRSVVLKVVPSRTVRGMKFPGAKYGLKHACGENPKRVYQSRGPSTRMGNVAGWRQQYLQAEQYRRRWDKWLADRKGEPPARDLNMETLAEVLRGNIFVQWHCYTANDMEGAMEVADEFGFKIRSFHHGVEAYKLADILAQKGISASLWSDWGGFKIEAMDGVRANLALVHAAGARAIVHSDDASGMQRLNQDAAKSIAEARTLGIDIPEDEAIKWITANAAWALGLDDRIGTLELGKNADVVLWSGTPFSIYSRAEKVWVDGAMLFDRTTPSAWWRTDFELGFVPEIPGGR; from the coding sequence ATGCGAGCGATCATTCCGCTCCTGCTGGGGGTCGCGGCCGTCGGCTGCGCCGCACAGCAGCCGGCACCGCCCCCCGCCCCTCGCCCGGTCGTTCCCCCCGCCGACAGCACGAGCGCCGTCCTCCCGGGCGCTGGCGCCCTCAGCATCCCGAACGCCGATCCTTTCCCCAGCACCTACCGCCCGTTCCCGTCGCGCACGACGGTGATCCGCAACGCCACGATCATGACCGCCGCCGGCCCCACGCTGCGCGGCGCCTCGATCCTGCTGCGCGACGGGAAGGTTGCGGCTGTCGGGAGCACGATCGACGTGCCGTCGGATGCCGTGGTGATTGACGGCACCGGAAAGTTTGTCACGCCGGGGATCATCGACACGCACTCGCACCTGGGCGTGTACGCGGCGCCCAGCGTCGAGGCGCTGAGCGATGGCAACGAGATGACCAACCCGTCGACGCCCAACGTCTGGGCGGAGCACTCGGTCTACGCGCAGGACGCGCAGTTCCCGCGCGCGCTGGCGGCCGGCGTCACCACGATCCAGGTCCTTCCGGGATCGGCGAACCTGATTGGCGGGCGCAGCGTGGTGCTCAAGGTCGTCCCGTCGCGCACGGTGCGCGGGATGAAGTTCCCGGGCGCGAAGTACGGCCTCAAGCACGCCTGCGGCGAGAACCCGAAGCGCGTGTACCAGAGCCGCGGCCCCTCGACGCGCATGGGGAACGTGGCGGGATGGCGCCAGCAGTACCTGCAGGCCGAGCAGTACCGCCGCCGCTGGGACAAGTGGCTCGCCGACCGCAAGGGAGAACCGCCGGCGCGCGACTTGAACATGGAAACGCTGGCCGAGGTGCTGCGCGGCAACATCTTCGTGCAGTGGCACTGTTACACGGCCAACGACATGGAAGGCGCCATGGAAGTGGCCGATGAATTCGGCTTCAAGATCCGTTCGTTCCACCATGGCGTGGAGGCCTACAAGCTCGCAGATATCCTGGCGCAGAAAGGCATCTCGGCCTCGCTGTGGTCCGACTGGGGCGGCTTCAAGATCGAAGCGATGGATGGTGTGCGCGCCAACCTCGCGCTGGTGCACGCGGCCGGCGCCCGCGCAATCGTCCACTCCGACGACGCCAGCGGGATGCAGCGGCTCAACCAGGACGCCGCGAAGTCGATTGCCGAGGCGCGCACGTTAGGCATCGACATCCCGGAGGACGAGGCCATCAAGTGGATCACCGCCAACGCCGCGTGGGCGCTGGGCCTCGACGATCGCATCGGGACGCTGGAGCTGGGAAAGAACGCGGACGTGGTGCTGTGGAGCGGGACGCCGTTCAGCATCTACAGCCGGGCCGAGAAGGTATGGGTGGATGGTGCCATGCTGTTCGATCGCACGACGCCGTCGGCCTGGTGGCGCACCGATTTCGAACTCGGTTTCGTCCCCGAGATCCCGGGAGGGCGCTGA
- a CDS encoding amidohydrolase family protein, translated as MRTILRATAWLAGSALALTLPRIVAAQTIAITGARVFPVSGPPIEGGTVLLRDGKIVAVGSNVSVPTDAQRIDAAGKWVTPGIFNATTSLGLTEIGAVDETVDVSARGQGDGFVPSLRVWDGFNAASALLQVTRNDGITTAGLVPRGGLIAGQGAVVVLGDGSLGDVLLKGPAAMFADIASKGNDRGASRAEVYQRLRAVLAEARDWPKRRNRYDANGSRPLAARPVDLEALQPVVRGEIPLAIEADRASDLLVALDIAREFNLKLALTSASEGWKVAEQIAAAKAYVLVGALNNIPRDFAILGARQENAALLQKAGARVVIAGGADAFNARNVKYEAGVAVAFGMPWDAALRAVTLTPAELYGVADRVGSLQPGRDATLVIWSGDPFELYTHAEKVYVRGREVQRPSRQDDLMRRYKTLPPDYRARP; from the coding sequence ATGAGGACCATACTTCGCGCCACGGCATGGCTGGCGGGGAGCGCACTCGCGCTCACTCTCCCTCGCATCGTCGCCGCACAGACCATCGCCATCACCGGGGCCAGGGTCTTCCCGGTGAGCGGCCCTCCAATCGAGGGCGGCACGGTCCTCCTGCGCGATGGAAAGATCGTCGCCGTCGGGAGCAACGTCTCCGTTCCGACCGATGCGCAGCGCATCGACGCTGCCGGCAAGTGGGTCACGCCCGGCATCTTCAACGCCACCACCTCCCTGGGCCTCACGGAAATCGGCGCCGTGGACGAGACGGTCGACGTGAGCGCGCGCGGGCAGGGCGACGGATTCGTCCCGTCGCTGCGCGTCTGGGACGGCTTCAATGCCGCCTCGGCGCTGCTGCAGGTGACGCGCAACGACGGGATCACCACCGCGGGGCTCGTCCCGCGCGGGGGGCTCATCGCCGGACAGGGCGCCGTCGTGGTCCTTGGCGACGGCTCGTTAGGCGATGTCCTGCTCAAGGGGCCGGCCGCGATGTTCGCCGACATCGCGTCCAAGGGGAACGACCGCGGTGCCTCTCGCGCCGAGGTGTACCAGCGCCTGCGCGCCGTCCTGGCCGAGGCGCGCGACTGGCCAAAGCGGCGCAACCGGTACGATGCGAACGGGTCGCGTCCGCTCGCGGCGCGCCCGGTGGACCTCGAGGCGCTGCAACCCGTCGTGCGGGGCGAGATCCCGCTGGCGATCGAGGCCGACCGGGCGAGCGACCTCCTCGTCGCGCTCGACATCGCGCGCGAATTCAACCTGAAGCTCGCGCTGACGTCGGCGTCGGAGGGGTGGAAGGTGGCGGAGCAGATTGCCGCCGCGAAGGCCTACGTGCTGGTGGGGGCGCTGAACAATATCCCGCGCGACTTCGCCATCCTCGGGGCGCGACAGGAGAACGCCGCGCTACTGCAGAAGGCGGGGGCGCGCGTGGTGATCGCGGGCGGCGCCGACGCCTTCAACGCGCGCAACGTGAAGTACGAGGCGGGAGTGGCCGTTGCCTTCGGGATGCCGTGGGACGCGGCGCTCCGCGCGGTGACGCTCACACCGGCTGAGCTGTATGGGGTGGCGGACCGCGTGGGTTCGCTGCAGCCCGGGCGTGACGCAACGCTGGTGATCTGGAGCGGCGACCCGTTCGAGCTGTACACGCACGCCGAGAAGGTGTACGTGCGCGGCCGCGAGGTGCAACGCCCGTCGCGGCAGGATGATCTGATGCGTCGCTACAAGACCCTTCCGCCCGACTATCGCGCCCGGCCGTAG
- the rpmA gene encoding 50S ribosomal protein L27 yields MAHKKGVGSSRNGRDSNPKYRGIKKYGGEAVRAGNIIVRQCGTKWHPGRNVGLGTDYTIYALVDGVVRFHHKDKKRQQVSVDPFPTETVPAA; encoded by the coding sequence ATGGCACACAAGAAGGGCGTCGGCTCGTCCCGCAACGGGCGCGACAGCAACCCGAAGTACCGCGGCATCAAGAAGTACGGCGGCGAAGCCGTCCGCGCCGGCAACATCATCGTGCGCCAGTGCGGCACCAAGTGGCATCCCGGGCGCAACGTCGGCCTCGGGACTGACTACACCATCTACGCCCTCGTCGACGGCGTCGTGCGCTTCCACCACAAGGACAAGAAGCGCCAGCAGGTGAGCGTCGACCCGTTCCCGACGGAGACGGTTCCCGCCGCGTAA
- the rplU gene encoding 50S ribosomal protein L21, translated as MTYAIIRTGGKQYRVQPGTTLRVATLPGDAGAAVEFNEVLLGSDGSTVRTGVPYLSGAKVTGEIVKHGLGDKIVVFKFKRRKNYARKQGHRQAFTEVRIKDITLG; from the coding sequence ATGACTTACGCCATCATCCGCACCGGCGGCAAGCAGTATCGGGTGCAGCCCGGGACGACGCTCCGCGTCGCCACGCTCCCCGGCGACGCCGGCGCCGCGGTCGAATTCAACGAAGTGCTGCTCGGCTCCGACGGCTCGACCGTCCGTACCGGCGTTCCGTACCTCTCCGGCGCCAAGGTGACCGGTGAGATCGTGAAGCATGGTCTCGGCGACAAGATCGTCGTCTTCAAGTTCAAGCGCCGGAAGAACTACGCCCGCAAGCAGGGGCACCGGCAGGCGTTCACGGAAGTGCGCATCAAGGACATCACGCTCGGCTGA
- a CDS encoding Rne/Rng family ribonuclease: MKREILISSTSREIRVAIIEDDQLVELLVDRPDTRRMVGDIFLGKVEAVQPGIQAAFVDIGTEKSAFLHASDTVVPGAEEEGDEDGDEGEEGEESEDAPRRSRRAKAPPIQDVLKKGDTLIVQVSKEPISTKGPRVTAEVSLAGRFLVYMPHASRVGVSRKIGDRTERSRLREQVEAILPPKSGGVIVRTVGEDATPEAFQRELNTLMATWKRVKKKTTFVRAPVQLHRETSLTRGIIRDIFSTKVEKIQVDSKQVFNEIVEYLKGIAPELIERVQLYEGNVPLFDKADIETEIRDLFKRRCELPSGGYLIIEPTEALVSIDVNSGRFTGKKDPEKTILKTNVEAAREVARQIRLRDMGGIIVCDFIDMETKSNRDRVLQELRTHLGRDRARTKAFPVSDLGLVEMTRQRVRQSHLQQMTEACPTCNGTGRVFTPETIVRRVERSVKRMAVEGRREQLVVKLHPEVALYVLDQEKDYLRKLEKSAGFTVEMRDDPLLRPDEFKLVVKGAGRDVTQQYSVA, translated from the coding sequence ATGAAACGCGAGATACTCATCAGTTCGACGTCGCGGGAAATCCGCGTCGCCATCATCGAGGACGACCAACTCGTTGAGCTCCTGGTCGACCGTCCGGATACACGACGGATGGTCGGCGACATCTTCCTGGGCAAGGTCGAGGCGGTGCAGCCGGGGATCCAGGCCGCCTTCGTCGACATCGGGACCGAGAAAAGCGCGTTCCTCCACGCGTCGGACACGGTCGTGCCCGGCGCCGAGGAGGAGGGCGACGAGGACGGTGACGAGGGCGAGGAAGGGGAGGAATCCGAGGACGCGCCGCGCCGCTCGCGCCGCGCCAAGGCTCCCCCCATCCAGGATGTCCTCAAGAAGGGCGATACCCTCATCGTGCAGGTCTCCAAGGAGCCCATCTCGACCAAGGGCCCCCGGGTGACCGCCGAGGTGTCGCTGGCGGGGCGATTTCTCGTCTACATGCCGCACGCCTCGCGCGTCGGGGTGAGCCGGAAGATCGGCGACCGGACGGAGCGCTCGCGCCTGCGGGAGCAGGTGGAGGCAATCCTCCCGCCAAAGTCGGGCGGCGTCATCGTGCGTACCGTGGGCGAGGACGCCACCCCGGAGGCGTTCCAGCGCGAGCTCAACACGCTCATGGCCACGTGGAAGCGGGTGAAGAAGAAGACCACCTTCGTTCGCGCCCCGGTGCAACTGCATCGCGAGACGTCGCTCACGCGAGGGATCATCCGCGACATCTTTTCCACCAAGGTCGAGAAGATCCAGGTGGACTCGAAGCAGGTCTTCAACGAGATCGTCGAGTACCTCAAGGGGATCGCCCCTGAGCTGATCGAGCGCGTGCAGCTGTACGAAGGGAACGTCCCGCTCTTCGACAAGGCCGACATCGAGACGGAGATTCGCGACCTGTTCAAGCGTCGCTGCGAACTCCCCTCGGGCGGTTACCTGATCATCGAGCCAACCGAGGCGCTGGTCTCGATCGACGTCAATTCGGGGCGCTTCACGGGGAAGAAGGACCCGGAGAAGACCATCCTCAAGACGAACGTCGAGGCGGCCCGCGAGGTCGCCCGGCAGATCCGCCTACGCGACATGGGAGGGATCATCGTCTGCGATTTCATCGACATGGAGACCAAGTCCAACCGGGACCGTGTCCTCCAGGAGCTGCGGACACACCTGGGGCGCGACCGGGCGCGGACCAAGGCTTTCCCGGTCTCCGACCTGGGGCTCGTCGAGATGACGCGGCAGCGAGTGCGGCAGAGCCATCTCCAGCAGATGACCGAGGCGTGCCCGACGTGCAACGGAACCGGACGCGTCTTCACCCCGGAGACCATCGTGCGGCGGGTGGAGCGGTCGGTGAAGCGCATGGCGGTGGAGGGGCGGCGCGAGCAACTGGTGGTGAAGCTGCACCCCGAGGTGGCGCTTTACGTGCTGGACCAGGAGAAGGACTACCTGCGGAAGCTGGAGAAGTCGGCCGGATTCACCGTCGAGATGCGCGACGACCCGCTGCTGCGCCCTGACGAGTTCAAGCTGGTGGTGAAGGGGGCTGGGCGCGACGTGACGCAGCAGTATTCGGTGGCCTGA
- a CDS encoding isoprenylcysteine carboxylmethyltransferase family protein → MTLSRLATRLRLPLGFVVGGLYLAFARPSERTLLLGAVVAFVGVLVRAWAAGHIIKNDKLATTGPYAHTRNPLYFGSFLIACGFAIAAHWALLLFVGLFWVLIYGPTIARERAKILEMFPEGYPDFERNVPAFFPRLTAWKGTGGEEGTAFSPALYMRHGEWKALLGYLAGMTWLVLRLRGVIG, encoded by the coding sequence GTGACGCTGTCCAGGCTTGCCACGCGGCTCCGCCTCCCGCTTGGCTTCGTGGTGGGCGGGCTGTACCTCGCATTCGCGCGTCCCAGCGAGCGCACGCTGCTCCTCGGGGCGGTCGTGGCATTCGTCGGCGTCCTCGTGAGGGCGTGGGCCGCCGGGCACATCATCAAGAACGACAAGCTGGCCACCACGGGACCGTACGCACACACACGGAATCCGCTCTACTTCGGGAGCTTCCTCATCGCCTGCGGCTTCGCCATCGCCGCACACTGGGCGCTGCTGTTGTTCGTTGGCCTCTTCTGGGTGCTGATCTACGGGCCAACCATCGCCCGCGAGCGCGCCAAGATCCTCGAGATGTTCCCGGAGGGCTATCCCGACTTCGAGCGCAACGTCCCGGCGTTCTTCCCCCGGCTCACCGCGTGGAAGGGGACGGGAGGGGAGGAGGGAACTGCCTTCAGCCCCGCGCTCTACATGCGGCATGGCGAATGGAAGGCGCTCCTTGGCTATCTTGCAGGCATGACATGGTTGGTCTTGCGACTTCGCGGAGTGATCGGATGA
- a CDS encoding acyl-CoA dehydrogenase family protein has translation MDDSQYFSEQHYQVRDMVRAFARDEVAPVAARYDAIAEFPWENIAKMGELGLLGVPWPEELGGAGLDLTSYMIVIHELAKVDASHGLTVSAHTTLGTSPIYYFGSDAQKRRYIPLLASGRVMGGFGLTEEAAGSDAGGTRTTAVKKGDRFVLNGSKRFITHGGVGEIFVVTAVTDASRGTRGGISSFILTKQNDDLARAREHGIGHADELVPMPGFKSGRKEDKLGWRASDTRELIFEDVEVPAENLLGTEGEGFANFMRTLDAGRIGIAALSLGIAEGAFEEALKYSTVRKQFGQAIASFQGISFQLADMATEIEAGKHLVYHAAAMLQKGLNVTKTAAMAKLFCSELAMRATIKAIQVHGGYGYTKEYPVERMMRDAKICEIGEGTSEIQRLVIARELLRDVTA, from the coding sequence ATGGACGACTCCCAGTACTTCTCCGAGCAGCACTATCAGGTCCGCGACATGGTGCGGGCCTTCGCCCGCGACGAAGTCGCTCCGGTCGCCGCCAGGTACGATGCCATCGCCGAGTTTCCGTGGGAGAACATCGCCAAGATGGGCGAACTGGGACTCCTCGGCGTCCCCTGGCCCGAGGAGCTGGGCGGGGCCGGGCTCGACCTGACGAGCTACATGATCGTCATCCACGAACTGGCCAAGGTCGACGCCTCGCACGGCCTCACCGTGTCGGCGCACACGACGCTGGGGACGTCGCCGATCTACTACTTCGGCAGCGACGCCCAAAAGCGGCGCTACATCCCGCTCCTCGCGTCGGGGCGCGTCATGGGCGGCTTTGGCCTCACCGAGGAGGCGGCCGGGAGCGACGCCGGCGGGACGCGCACCACCGCAGTGAAGAAGGGCGATCGCTTCGTCCTCAACGGCTCCAAGCGATTCATCACGCACGGCGGCGTTGGCGAGATCTTCGTCGTCACGGCGGTCACCGACGCCTCCCGCGGGACGCGCGGCGGCATCTCGTCGTTCATCCTCACCAAGCAGAACGACGACCTGGCGCGCGCCCGGGAGCACGGCATCGGGCACGCCGACGAACTCGTCCCCATGCCCGGCTTCAAGTCGGGGCGCAAGGAGGACAAGCTCGGGTGGCGCGCTTCCGACACGCGCGAGTTGATCTTCGAGGACGTCGAAGTCCCGGCGGAAAACCTCCTCGGCACCGAGGGCGAGGGCTTCGCCAACTTCATGCGCACGCTCGACGCCGGGCGCATCGGCATCGCCGCGCTCTCGTTAGGAATCGCCGAGGGCGCCTTCGAGGAAGCGCTCAAGTACTCCACCGTGCGCAAGCAGTTCGGGCAGGCGATTGCCTCATTCCAGGGGATCTCGTTCCAACTGGCGGACATGGCCACGGAGATCGAGGCGGGGAAGCATCTCGTGTATCACGCCGCCGCCATGCTCCAGAAGGGGCTCAACGTGACCAAGACCGCGGCGATGGCCAAGCTCTTCTGCTCCGAGCTGGCCATGCGTGCCACCATCAAGGCGATCCAGGTGCACGGCGGCTATGGCTACACCAAGGAGTATCCCGTCGAGCGCATGATGCGCGACGCCAAGATCTGCGAGATCGGCGAGGGAACGAGCGAGATCCAGCGCCTCGTCATCGCGCGCGAACTGCTCCGGGACGTCACGGCGTGA
- a CDS encoding RecQ family ATP-dependent DNA helicase, translated as MTHTLVSPETWLPRFGISALRPAQRNAFDAVCNGRDVLVILPTGGGKSLCYQLPAACGLSPAVVVSPLVALMKDQVDALRHKGVRAAQVSGAVSLAQREDAWDALDGQALDLLYLAPEALASPRTRARLARVAPRLLAVDEAHCISEWGESFRPAYLALGALRADIGSPPTIALTATATPRTARDIVQRLQLRDPLHITGGFDRANLRLHVRRVASEHERLTTLLQMARSAPGAAVMYAATRRATEQLASAIRRQGVAVAPFHAGLPPAERARLQDRFLDNRLAIIVATNAFGMGVDKPDVRLVAHAEPPLTLEAYYQEAGRGGRDGATADCHVLVAPNDLARARARIANARVSALLMQRVVDLLGDGRAVTALAALRDQPLARLAHAVQASLHDVGAALRLLTESGALAPGLAAGELRLLATAARIAALAAARDADAEALQQIVLAPPHSSGSTKGAALAPAASDSVGDGVPLVMSRRALDAYAPDGDGARLLARWEEGQLALWLPAHAPWRLLRRPSPDELQGLASRHGTRQARDLWRHAQVARLVETTRCRRLVLLRYFGDPGPTTRCGACDVCGFAS; from the coding sequence ATGACGCACACCCTCGTCTCGCCGGAGACCTGGCTCCCGCGCTTCGGCATCTCCGCGCTCCGACCGGCGCAACGCAACGCCTTCGATGCCGTGTGCAACGGGCGCGACGTCCTCGTCATCCTCCCCACCGGCGGCGGAAAGTCGCTCTGCTACCAGCTGCCGGCCGCCTGCGGCCTGTCGCCTGCCGTCGTGGTCTCGCCGCTCGTCGCGCTCATGAAGGACCAGGTCGACGCCTTGCGTCACAAGGGTGTCCGCGCGGCGCAGGTCAGCGGTGCCGTGAGCCTGGCCCAGCGCGAGGATGCATGGGACGCCCTCGACGGCCAGGCGCTCGACCTCCTCTACCTCGCGCCAGAGGCGCTCGCCTCCCCGCGCACGCGCGCGCGGCTGGCGCGTGTGGCTCCACGCCTCCTGGCGGTGGACGAGGCGCATTGCATCTCCGAGTGGGGAGAGTCGTTCCGCCCGGCATACCTCGCCTTGGGCGCACTGCGGGCCGATATCGGCAGTCCGCCCACCATCGCCCTCACCGCCACCGCCACCCCACGCACGGCCCGCGACATCGTGCAGCGCCTGCAACTTCGCGACCCGTTGCACATCACGGGCGGCTTCGATCGCGCCAACCTCCGGCTGCACGTGCGCCGTGTCGCGAGCGAGCACGAACGCCTAACGACACTCCTCCAGATGGCCCGCAGCGCACCGGGGGCGGCCGTGATGTACGCCGCGACCCGGCGCGCCACCGAGCAGCTGGCCAGCGCCATTCGCCGCCAGGGCGTCGCCGTCGCCCCGTTCCATGCCGGGCTCCCCCCCGCCGAGCGCGCCCGCCTGCAGGATCGCTTCCTCGACAACCGCCTCGCCATCATCGTCGCCACCAACGCCTTCGGGATGGGCGTCGACAAGCCCGACGTGCGACTCGTGGCACACGCCGAGCCGCCGCTCACGCTCGAAGCGTACTACCAGGAGGCAGGGCGCGGCGGTCGCGACGGCGCCACGGCCGACTGCCACGTCCTCGTCGCGCCTAACGACCTGGCGCGAGCGCGCGCCCGCATCGCCAACGCGCGCGTCTCGGCGCTCCTCATGCAGCGCGTGGTCGACCTCCTGGGCGACGGCCGCGCCGTGACCGCGCTCGCCGCCCTGCGCGACCAGCCGCTCGCACGCCTCGCGCACGCCGTCCAGGCCTCCCTTCACGACGTGGGCGCCGCGCTCCGACTCCTGACCGAGTCAGGCGCGCTGGCGCCCGGCCTCGCCGCGGGCGAGTTGCGCCTCCTCGCCACAGCGGCGCGCATCGCCGCACTCGCCGCCGCGCGCGACGCGGACGCCGAAGCGCTCCAGCAGATCGTGCTCGCCCCGCCTCACTCGTCAGGCAGCACGAAGGGCGCGGCGCTCGCGCCGGCCGCCTCGGACTCCGTGGGCGACGGAGTGCCCCTGGTGATGTCGCGCCGTGCCCTCGACGCCTACGCCCCCGATGGTGACGGGGCGCGACTCCTCGCGCGGTGGGAGGAAGGGCAGCTCGCCCTCTGGCTCCCGGCACACGCGCCATGGCGGCTGCTGCGCCGCCCCTCGCCAGACGAGTTGCAGGGCCTCGCCTCCCGGCACGGCACGCGTCAGGCGCGCGACCTGTGGCGGCACGCGCAGGTGGCGCGACTCGTCGAGACCACGCGTTGCCGCCGACTGGTCCTGCTTCGATATTTCGGCGATCCCGGGCCCACGACTCGTTGCGGCGCGTGTGACGTCTGCGGGTTTGCATCGTGA